Proteins encoded within one genomic window of Solenopsis invicta isolate M01_SB chromosome 10, UNIL_Sinv_3.0, whole genome shotgun sequence:
- the LOC105193200 gene encoding homeobox protein GBX-2: MDVSVEETELDVGSASDELESSAAEPKLARRPTPRPFTIESLIGSARENHDTGNGGVVRDDRTNGSEEEEHRDRDREYELYQRHYLATAAATTLPSGFGVPLGLYSAWLPMRMYGGSGASGVPMLPPQHPSAGYPAHPELHQSRLSQPSIPPSNHPQGYYPLDGCRRVTNQRAPSSFTDSEDEDGSVGSPASPAHDLSKSRHGSENGRASAESDEEGVGAAGSGEGHDVSDGVVSGVGNAAPSPSRALENGQSSSASGAGGNKARRRRTAFTSEQLLELEREFHAKKYLSLTERSHIAHALKLSEVQVKIWFQNRRAKWKRVKAGLSGGGVGVGSAAAAMTPSGASGRHNGATGQHTTGTRIVVPIPVHVSRLAVRSHHHHLEKCARAPRGRPTPSSGEGGSSGASSSVLGDTLGLVNTSVNLTGQVQPPLGAGMGMEIGVGGGLRAFAVPAHRAGLGSSGR; encoded by the exons ATGGACGTGAGCGTGGAGGAGACCGAGCTCGACGTCGGTTCGGCAAGCGACGAGTTGGAATCGTCGGCCGCGGAACCGAAGCTCGCGCGACGTCCGACACCGCGACCCTTCACGATCGAGAGTCTGATCGGTAGCGCGCGAGAGAATCATGATACCGGCAATGGTGGCGTCGTACGGGACGACCGGACGAACGGCAGCGAAGAGGAAGAGCACCGGGACCGGGACCGGGAATACGAGCTCTATCAGAGACACTACCTGGCGACCGCAGCGGCGACCACGTTGCCCTCAG GTTTTGGCGTGCCACTCGGACTATACAGCGCTTGGCTACCGATGCGGATGTATGGTGGTAGCGGTGCATCCGGTGTCCCGATGCTGCCGCCGCAGCATCCGTCCGCCGGCTACCCGGCTCACCCGGAATTGCATCAGAGCCGACTGTCGCAGCCCTCCATACCGCCGTCCAATCATCCGCAGGGATACTATCCACTGGATGGTTGCCGTCGTGTCACGAACCAGCGTGCGCCGAGCAGCTTCACCGACAGCGAAGACGAGGACGGCAGCGTTGGATCGCCGGCGTCGCCGGCACACGATCTTTCTAAATCTCGACACG GATCTGAGAACGGGCGTGCGTCAGCCGAGAGCGATGAAGAGGGTGTCGGAGCTGCAGGTTCCGGCGAGGGCCACGACGTTTCCGATGGTGTTGTCAGTGGCGTCGGCAATGCCGCCCCAAGCCCTAGTAGAGCTTTAGAAAACGGACAGAGCTCGTCAGCATCGGGTGCCGGTGGCAACAAAGCTCGCCGGCGACGTACCGCGTTCACCTCGGAACAGCTGCTCGAGCTGGAGCGCGAATTCCACGCCAAGAAGTACCTGAGCTTAACAGAACGCTCGCACATAGCGCACGCGTTGAAATTGTCGGAGGTGCAG GTGAAGATCTGGTTCCAGAACCGACGTGCCAAATGGAAACGGGTGAAGGCCGGGTTGAGCGGTGGAGGCGTCGGCGTCGGTTCGGCAGCGGCAGCCATGACGCCATCCGGCGCCTCTGGCCGTCACAATGGTGCCACGGGGCAGCACACTACCGGTACCAGAATCGTGGTGCCGATACCGGTGCACGTGAGTCGTTTGGCGGTCAGATCGCATCATCATCACCTGGAGAAGTGTGCGAGGGCGCCGCGCGGAAGACCGACGCCGTCTTCGGGCGAGGGTGGGTCCTCGGGAGCGTCGTCGTCGGTGTTGGGAGATACCTTGGGACTAGTGAATACGTCGGTGAATCTGACGGGCCAGGTACAGCCGCCTTTGGGCGCCGGTATGGGGATGGAGATCGGAGTCGGGGGTGGTCTAAGGGCCTTCGCGGTGCCGGCGCATCGTGCCGGTCTCGGGTCCTCCGGAAGGTAG
- the LOC105193198 gene encoding ankyrin repeat domain-containing protein 16, with the protein MLQSQTELPDVSRDFLRACHSGNMTKVAAIVKKHGIRDWSDLRHVATGDTALHLAAREGNISLVKYLNELFDTMPSFKLNVANKDMKRPLHEAAQFAHKHVVQYLLENGAYVDALKRGDWTPLMLACTKSGPEACQCIYALLTANANTHLRNKDGWTPLLIACRAGDENAVDILLKHSPESIDDRSNNGRSALHIAAFNGHASVISLLVESNANLLNARDSSGSLPLHEAIKYKNLDAVKCIIHLGADINVVDNIGQTILHVAAQTNNIETIDFILKHNLIDVNCEASFGITPLMIAQRSSYIDIIEVLIRNGAKY; encoded by the exons ATGCTACAATCACAAACGGAACTTCCTGATGTGTCGCGCGACTTTCTGCGTGCCTGTCACAGTGGAAATATGACCAAAGTAGCAGCTATAGTCAAGAAACATGGAATTCGCGATTGGAGCGATCTTCGTCATGTGGCGACTGGCGATACTGCGTTGCACTTGGCTGCACGAGAAGGAAATATAAGTCTCGTAAAATATCTGAACGAACTTTTCGACACAATGCCGTCATTTAAACTTAACGTTGCCAACAAAGATATGAAGAGGCCATTACACGAAGCTGCACAATTTGCACACAAACACGTTGTGCAATATTTACTGGAAAATG GTGCGTATGTGGATGCTTTAAAGCGTGGCGATTGGACGCCTCTGATGCTTGCATGTACCAAAAGCGGTCCTGAAGCGTGTCAATGCATCTATGCCCTTTTAACCGCTAATGCTAATACACATTTACGCAATAAAGACGGTTGGACGCCATTGCTTATCGCCTGCCGAGCTGGTGATGAAAATGCGGTCGATATATTGTTGAAGCATTCTCCAGAATCCATTGACGATCGAAGCAACAATGGTCGTAGTGCATTGCACATTGCtg CATTTAACGGTCATGCGAGTGTGATTAGCTTGCTCGTCGAATCAAATGCAAATCTTTTAAATGCACGAGACTCTTCAGGCTCCTTGCCACTTCACGAAGCGATAAAGTACAAAAACTTGGATGCGGTAAAGTGCATCATACATCTGGGCGCTGATATCAACGTTGTAGACAACATCGGTCAAACTATTTTGCACGTTGCTGCACAGACCAACAATATAGAGactattgattttattttgaaacacaATCTGATTGACGTGAATTGCGAGGCTTCTTTTGGAATCACACCGCTAATGATAGCTCAAAGAAGTAGTTATATCGACATTATTGAAGTTCTCATTAGAAATGGCgctaaatactaa